One genomic window of Evansella cellulosilytica DSM 2522 includes the following:
- the spoIID gene encoding stage II sporulation protein D, whose amino-acid sequence MKKIMGVGLIFVAVVLVIPSLLVLGFSEEEPGFSSNHQGNEKAEKAMIQMLEEEETIAVYRTATSTVEEVPLEDYIVGVVAAEMPAEFELEALKAQALTARTYIINFMSLALDNDMRVPAGADIKDTVEHQVYYNDEELRERWENYDWKIARIKQAVYETSGQIITHNGSPITATFFSTSNGYTENSEEYWSDEIAYLRGVESPWDVHSPRYEDEVHMTVAEFEEKLGVSIGEGSPAEIVSRSSGGRVAEVNIGGKTFTGREVREEYLDLRSSDFTIERNGDTIIIKTTGYGHGVGMSQYGANGMAQEGYSYEDIIHHYYHSVEIEDAGKVLGSISAQKNRNENS is encoded by the coding sequence ATGAAAAAGATAATGGGAGTTGGACTTATATTTGTAGCAGTTGTTCTCGTCATTCCGTCATTGCTCGTCCTCGGATTTTCTGAAGAAGAGCCAGGATTCTCTTCAAATCATCAAGGGAACGAAAAAGCAGAAAAAGCAATGATTCAAATGCTTGAAGAGGAGGAGACAATTGCTGTTTACCGAACAGCAACAAGTACTGTAGAAGAAGTGCCACTTGAAGACTATATCGTTGGAGTTGTTGCTGCAGAGATGCCGGCTGAATTTGAATTAGAAGCACTAAAAGCACAAGCGTTAACCGCTAGAACGTACATTATTAACTTTATGTCACTCGCACTCGATAACGATATGAGAGTTCCAGCTGGAGCCGATATTAAAGATACTGTCGAACACCAAGTGTATTATAACGATGAGGAGTTACGCGAGCGCTGGGAAAATTATGACTGGAAAATTGCGCGAATCAAGCAGGCGGTGTATGAAACGAGTGGACAAATCATTACACACAATGGTTCACCAATTACCGCTACATTTTTTTCGACGAGTAACGGCTACACAGAAAACTCTGAAGAGTATTGGTCTGATGAAATTGCCTATTTAAGAGGTGTGGAGAGCCCTTGGGATGTCCATTCACCAAGATACGAAGACGAAGTTCACATGACCGTAGCTGAATTTGAAGAAAAGCTTGGTGTATCCATTGGGGAAGGCTCTCCAGCAGAAATAGTTAGCCGAAGCTCTGGTGGGCGAGTAGCTGAAGTGAATATTGGTGGAAAAACATTTACTGGTAGAGAAGTGAGAGAAGAATATCTCGATTTACGATCTAGTGATTTTACAATCGAGCGTAATGGAGACACAATCATAATTAAAACTACTGGATATGGTCACGGTGTAGGGATGAGCCAATATGGAGCAAATGGAATGGCCCAAGAAGGGTATTCCTATGAGGATATCATTCACCATTACTATCATTCAGTGGAAATTGAGGATGCAGGAAAAGTACTAGGGTCTATTTCAGCTCAGAAGAATCGTAATGAAAACTCATAA
- a CDS encoding M23 family metallopeptidase, protein MSNHEEKQTSAWERTQAKLKRLMKKRWAMPAIYLTLTAVVLTTFIWLAGTEDLANDPSDSEFNINDPEGIEDPFAYDDEEAVPVTGTNEVFQMPVLDENEVSVIGTFYDFDDSVEDQANSLVHYNNYYYMNRGIDLSSEEGESFDVTAAMSGTVIKAEEDALFGQVVHIEHDEDIVTIYQSLDGSLVEAGQTVKQGDVIGRAGRNLYNADAGVHVHFELRKQGIPVNPLDFMEQGLSALPQFNEDDIAEQSGAEELPETDFQAES, encoded by the coding sequence ATGAGTAATCATGAGGAGAAACAAACATCCGCATGGGAGCGAACACAGGCGAAATTAAAGCGCCTAATGAAAAAACGTTGGGCAATGCCCGCAATCTATCTAACATTAACGGCAGTAGTATTAACGACATTTATTTGGTTAGCTGGAACGGAAGATCTAGCAAATGATCCAAGTGACTCAGAGTTTAATATAAACGACCCTGAAGGCATCGAGGATCCGTTTGCGTACGATGATGAAGAAGCAGTTCCGGTAACCGGTACAAATGAAGTTTTCCAAATGCCAGTGTTAGATGAAAATGAAGTAAGTGTTATAGGTACATTCTATGATTTTGATGACTCTGTAGAAGATCAAGCAAACTCTCTCGTACACTATAACAACTACTACTATATGAATAGAGGTATCGACCTTTCTTCTGAAGAAGGGGAAAGCTTTGATGTCACTGCTGCGATGAGCGGTACAGTAATTAAAGCAGAAGAAGATGCTTTATTCGGACAAGTAGTGCACATTGAGCACGATGAAGATATCGTGACAATCTATCAAAGTCTAGATGGTTCTTTAGTAGAAGCTGGACAAACAGTGAAGCAAGGTGACGTCATTGGTAGAGCTGGACGTAACCTATACAATGCAGATGCTGGCGTACACGTTCACTTTGAACTACGTAAACAAGGTATTCCTGTAAATCCATTAGACTTTATGGAACAAGGCTTATCGGCTTTACCACAATTTAATGAAGACGATATTGCTGAACAATCTGGAGCAGAAGAGCTTCCAGAAACAGATTTCCAAGCAGAATCATAA
- a CDS encoding DUF4177 domain-containing protein, whose protein sequence is MYEYKFVKIDLSSWNGKPKENYHDVIVNYAKDGWRFVQIFAPATTGYGHATYFELIFERSLH, encoded by the coding sequence ATGTATGAATATAAATTTGTAAAAATTGACCTTAGTAGTTGGAACGGTAAACCGAAAGAAAACTACCATGATGTTATTGTGAACTACGCTAAGGATGGTTGGCGGTTTGTCCAGATCTTTGCTCCAGCTACGACAGGATATGGTCATGCTACTTATTTTGAGCTTATCTTCGAAAGATCTTTACATTGA
- a CDS encoding FxLYD domain-containing protein, which translates to MKKTVLLLFSMLLLFFIVACGSEEEANVDAEETEEETEEIEEQEPEEEEISDEELIIEVIQLNLDAGNNEDIDLYMSTLHSDSPQYDLTREQLTQLFEVYDLQYTLDDIEVIEITGDEAEVRLIQTTEKLAGPEFQDNQVEALNRMKKENGEWKIYDTEIIEATYLNDEDTEAAVTDGEAIDFGGGLTLTDHGYAADGFYQYVVGTIVNESDSTYSYVQVDVSLTDENGNIIGGTFDNINNLEPGQTWEFEALVFDDGVAYYEIVDIFGYDLSVFDTDFDPSHLEVVDHKLVSDDYYSYVEGTIVNEGDETYSYVQIDISLYDEDGNRIGSTFDNINDLQPGETWKFEALIFEPNVDSYEIIEISGF; encoded by the coding sequence ATGAAAAAAACTGTTTTATTGTTGTTTAGTATGCTGCTGTTATTTTTCATAGTCGCATGTGGTTCAGAAGAGGAAGCAAATGTCGACGCGGAAGAAACCGAAGAGGAAACAGAGGAAATTGAGGAGCAGGAGCCAGAAGAAGAGGAAATTTCAGATGAAGAACTTATTATTGAAGTTATTCAATTAAATTTAGATGCGGGTAACAATGAAGACATCGACTTGTATATGTCGACACTGCATTCGGATTCACCTCAATATGACCTTACTCGTGAGCAACTCACTCAGTTATTTGAAGTTTATGATTTGCAATATACGCTTGACGATATTGAAGTAATCGAAATAACTGGTGATGAAGCCGAAGTAAGGCTCATTCAAACGACAGAAAAATTAGCTGGTCCTGAGTTTCAGGATAATCAAGTCGAAGCGTTAAATAGAATGAAAAAGGAAAACGGAGAATGGAAAATCTATGATACGGAGATTATTGAAGCAACTTATTTAAATGATGAAGACACAGAAGCGGCTGTTACAGACGGCGAGGCTATTGACTTTGGTGGTGGACTTACATTAACAGATCATGGTTATGCTGCAGATGGCTTTTATCAGTATGTCGTTGGAACTATCGTTAATGAATCAGATAGCACATACTCCTACGTCCAAGTCGATGTAAGTTTAACTGATGAAAATGGCAATATCATTGGTGGTACATTTGACAACATCAATAACCTTGAACCAGGGCAGACTTGGGAATTTGAAGCTTTAGTGTTTGATGATGGCGTTGCGTACTATGAAATAGTTGATATTTTTGGTTATGACTTAAGCGTGTTTGATACCGATTTTGATCCTTCTCATTTAGAGGTAGTTGATCATAAGCTAGTTAGTGACGACTATTATTCCTATGTAGAGGGCACAATCGTGAATGAAGGCGATGAAACGTATTCTTACGTTCAAATTGATATTAGCTTATATGATGAAGATGGTAACCGAATTGGTAGTACGTTTGATAACATTAATGATCTACAACCTGGAGAAACGTGGAAGTTTGAGGCACTCATTTTTGAACCAAACGTCGATTCCTATGAAATTATAGAAATAAGCGGTTTTTAG
- a CDS encoding FxLYD domain-containing protein: MKKMILVVSIIALFFLAACSPEEEAVAVEPDEVEETEEIEEQEEELTEEERILEVIRLNIEAANKKDVDLYLSTIHPELEGFDTQEEELTQFFQENDIKYTAEEVEVIEIGEDEAKVEIVQLNEFALEADTRAVAIYTMRKYEGEWKIAETEVVDVTYVNEALADGHDFGGGLILTHHEYIYDDFNEYVIGSVVNESNNSYSLVQVDITLTDEDGNVVGSTFDMITDFAAGQTWNFEALVFDENVAYYEIIDIYGLDYDDANYGDVSEGLTLVDHDSRSDEWSSYVVGSILNESNETFDYVQVSVNLFDVNGNLVGSTLDNVNNLRSGETWNFEAIILNSNVDSYEIVDIFGW, translated from the coding sequence ATGAAAAAAATGATCTTAGTTGTCAGCATCATCGCTTTATTTTTCTTGGCGGCATGTAGTCCTGAAGAAGAAGCAGTTGCTGTAGAGCCAGATGAAGTAGAAGAGACAGAAGAAATTGAGGAACAGGAAGAAGAGTTAACAGAGGAAGAGCGTATTTTAGAGGTCATTCGCTTAAATATTGAAGCGGCAAATAAAAAGGATGTTGATTTGTATTTGTCGACAATTCATCCAGAGTTAGAAGGCTTCGACACACAAGAAGAGGAGCTAACACAATTTTTTCAAGAAAATGATATTAAATATACAGCTGAAGAAGTAGAAGTAATAGAAATTGGTGAAGACGAAGCGAAGGTAGAAATTGTACAATTAAATGAATTTGCTCTTGAAGCAGACACTCGAGCTGTTGCCATTTATACAATGAGAAAGTATGAAGGTGAGTGGAAAATTGCCGAGACAGAAGTTGTTGATGTCACTTATGTAAATGAAGCTCTCGCTGACGGACATGATTTCGGTGGTGGATTAATACTTACACATCATGAATATATTTACGATGACTTTAATGAGTATGTTATTGGTTCGGTAGTAAATGAATCAAATAACAGCTATTCTCTCGTGCAAGTGGATATTACTTTAACTGATGAAGATGGGAATGTTGTGGGCTCCACTTTTGACATGATAACGGACTTTGCAGCAGGACAAACGTGGAACTTCGAAGCATTAGTGTTTGATGAAAATGTAGCCTACTATGAAATTATTGATATTTACGGTCTTGATTATGATGATGCAAACTACGGAGATGTGTCCGAAGGATTAACTTTAGTTGATCACGATAGTAGAAGTGATGAGTGGTCGTCCTATGTTGTAGGTTCAATATTAAATGAATCTAACGAAACATTTGATTATGTGCAAGTGAGTGTCAATTTATTTGATGTCAATGGCAACCTTGTTGGAAGCACTTTAGATAATGTCAACAATCTCCGTTCAGGAGAAACGTGGAATTTTGAAGCAATTATTCTTAATAGCAACGTTGATTCCTATGAAATCGTTGATATTTTTGGATGGTAA